AATTAATAATGGCAGGGTTGGAATTTCTCAATTTACCAAAAGTGCCAAAAGAGTATATGACAAAACCGGTTATTTTAATACTTTAAAAGAAAACCATGGTGTAAAAGCTGTTTTAAGAAGTAACTTGATTTTTGTGATTCCAAAATTATATCCAAAATTAAGTTCTCTTAGCCCATTATTAAATTTTACAGATAGTTTTTTAAATCTGTTTATAGATCTAAAACTAGATTTACAGCAAAAATCTCTATCTCGAAAATTAAAAAATATACAGCTAGAATATTTAAACAAACCTGATACTGAAGTTTTAGAGTTAATCGAAAGATATGGCAAAAATGATATTGCACATAAAAAAGAAGATTACTTTGAATGGCTAAAAGCATATTATTGGGTTCAGGAAGCTCCTCTTTTAGAATTTACAAATAAAGACAAATACGAGTTTTCTATTTACGATCATCAATTTAATATTTATTACATAAAAGTTATAAAAGATTCCGAGTGTATCGGTTTCTTAGTTCTGCAAAGAAGAAATAATGTTTGTAAATTATTATTTGCTTATTACGACCATACAATCCATGCAAATATAATGGCCGATATTATCAAATTACAATGCGTAAGACAAAATATCCGTGAAATAATTTGTTATGATGAAGCTATATGTGATAATTTCAAAAAGTCAAATTTGTTTATTTACAAAACAAAAAAACTAAAGCAATCCATAATATCAAAAGCATTCGAAAAAACGGATTTTAGCGATGTAAAAATGAATTTTGGAGATGGAGATTGTTGCTTCGCATAATTGACGAAGATTTTTTTTCAAACATAAATAAAAAGCTTTTTTTATCATGTATGTGATGAAAAAAGCTTTTTATTTTATATCCTTTCAAAGTTTTTATTTTTTGTCATTTCGACGAAGGAGAAATCCCCACTAGAAGCTCGACAAAGATTGGATTCTCGTTGCAGAGTTACTTGCGGAGATTTCTCGTTCCTCGAAATGACAGACTTTGCGGTTATATTCTTTTTAAACTTTTACTTAAATAAAAATTCCTAGAATTTTTAGGAGCTATTTCCTGCTATCATTCCAATCTTTTATGCCGAACCCCGGCACAAAAGGATTTTCCCTTCTATCAGGTCTAAAAATTCGTTTCTCATGAAAATAAACAGGTAAAAGTACTTGACGGTTTAGATTTATAAATTGATATTTTTGATAAATTGATATTTCTTTCAGCAAAATTAATCCAATAATAGTTTTTCAAAGAGATAATATAATTAGTACTACTCCTTTAGACAGCATATATAAGTTGAATACTTTTAAAAGGATAAAAATAAAAACCTATAATTATTAAATAAAATTTAGTTACTTACCACTTACAAGCAAACAAATTATTATGAGACTTGCAGCTATATATATCTATGATCACTTTCTATTCGAAAATTCTAAAACGATTAATTTTGGTTCAAAATATAATTATGATATTGAAACAGATGGAAAATTTTGTTCAATTAAGAGAAAAGAAAACTTATCATTTATTTCAAATTTTTTCGCAGAAGATACTATTATAAATATATCAGCAATAGTAGGGACAAATGGAGTTGGGAAGACAACAATTTTAAAAGAAATAACAGATTTATTTGGATCAAGATATGGGACAAAATCAATAATTATTTTTGAAAGTGATGATGAAATGATAATTCACAAAAATCATTATGAAAAAAGAATTATTACTGAAATAAAATATAGATCAGAAATTATAGATTTTCAAACTATTTATTATTCCCCTTTCTTAGATTTCAAAGAACCTTTTTCAGGTATTGATTTGAGTTTCGATAATCTATTATCTTTCGATTTAGACAATATGAAAGGGGTACGGGAGGGAAATGAGAGAGTTATTCCAATAGAGCGTTTAAAACAAAAGAATTCGAAAAGAATAAGAAATTTAAAAAATTCGGAATTTGCGCATTCAATTTC
This genomic window from Flavobacterium sp. 9 contains:
- a CDS encoding GNAT family N-acetyltransferase, with the protein product MFEDKSFWNHDFLSISKHRLLSHYRNPNSKDDDIVLILAYLDNEIVGYMGVFIDQIILDNVETKIGWLTTWWVHPKKTFRLGVGRQILDTAYQINNGRVGISQFTKSAKRVYDKTGYFNTLKENHGVKAVLRSNLIFVIPKLYPKLSSLSPLLNFTDSFLNLFIDLKLDLQQKSLSRKLKNIQLEYLNKPDTEVLELIERYGKNDIAHKKEDYFEWLKAYYWVQEAPLLEFTNKDKYEFSIYDHQFNIYYIKVIKDSECIGFLVLQRRNNVCKLLFAYYDHTIHANIMADIIKLQCVRQNIREIICYDEAICDNFKKSNLFIYKTKKLKQSIISKAFEKTDFSDVKMNFGDGDCCFA